The following are encoded together in the Triticum dicoccoides isolate Atlit2015 ecotype Zavitan chromosome 6B, WEW_v2.0, whole genome shotgun sequence genome:
- the LOC119321177 gene encoding GDSL esterase/lipase At5g45910-like, producing MGKREALVAIAVVAVFLAASAGKVDAAKAAAKGKYRALFNFGDSLADVGNLLIANGVSDNLTTARLPYGQTYFGKPTGRCSDGRLVIDHLAQEFGLSLLPPSKANHSDFKHGANFAITGATALDTPYFEARGLGAVVWNSGALMTQIQWFRDLKPSFCNSTKEECKEFYANSLFVVGEFGGNDYNAPLFAGKGLTEAYKFMPDVIQGISDGIEELIAEGAVDLIVPGVMPTGCFPVYLNMLDMPAHEYGSRSGCIRQYNTFSWVHNAHLKRALEKLRPKYPNVRIIYGDYYTPVVQFILQPEKFGFYMQLPRACCGSPGSVAKAVYNFNLTAKCGEPGATACAHPSTHWSWDGIHLTEAAYGHIARGWLYGPFADQPIVQSP from the exons ATGGGTAAACGGGAGGCGCTCGTCGCTATTGCGGTCGTGGCGGTATTTCTCGCGGCGTCGGCCGGGAAAGTGGACGCAGCtaaggcggcggccaaggggaagtACCGAGCGCTGTTCAACTTCGGGGACTCACTGGCTGATGTTGGCAATCTTCTGATAGCAAACGGCGTCTCAGACAACCTCACCACCGCGAGGCTGCCTTACGGGCAGACCTACTTCGGCAAACCCACCGGCCGGTGCTCCGACGGCCGCCTAGTCATCGACCACCTGG CGCAAGAATTCGGGTTgtcgctgctgccgccgtccaaggCCAATCACTCGGACTTCAAGCACGGGGCCAACTTTGCCATCACCGGCGCGACGGCGCTCGATACGCCCTACTTCGAAGCTAGGGGCCTCGGTGCGGTCGTCTGGAACTCCGGTGCCCTCATGACCCAAATCCAGTGGTTCCGTGATCTGAAGCCTTCCTTCTGCAACTCCACCAAGG AAGAATGCAAGGAATTCTATGCCAACTCGCTGTTCGTTGTTGGCGAGTTTGGTGGCAACGACTACAATGCGCCCCTATTTGCAGGCAAGGGCCTTACAGAGGCCTACAAGTTCATGCCGGATGTCATCCAGGGCATCTCCGACGGCATCGAG GAATTGATCGCTGAGGGGGCAGTAGATCTTATTGTGCCAGGGGTGATGCCCACTGGGTGCTTTCCCGTGTACTTGAACATGCTCGATATGCCAGCCCACGAGTATGGCTCCCGGAGCGGGTGCATCCGTCAGTACAACACGTTCTCATGGGTGCACAATGCACATCTCAAGAGAGCACTAGAGAAGCTCCGGCCCAAGTACCCCAATGTGCGGATCATATACGGCGACTACTACACACCAGTTGTCCAGTTCATTCTTCAACCTGAGAAGTTTG GATTTTACATGCAGTTACCTAGGGCATGTTGTGGGTCTCCTGGGTCTGTTGCCAAAGCCGTTTACAACTTCAATCTCACAGCCAAATGTGGGGAGCCTGGTGCCACTGCTTGCGCTCATCCATCGACCCATTGGAGCTGGGACGGTATTCACTTGACGGAGGCTGCTTATGGTCATATCGCCAGGGGTTGGTTATATGGCCCTTTTGCAGACCAACCGATTGTTCAGTCCCCGTAG